One genomic window of Chiloscyllium punctatum isolate Juve2018m chromosome 23, sChiPun1.3, whole genome shotgun sequence includes the following:
- the LOC140493942 gene encoding heat shock 70 kDa protein-like: protein QVPSLRAPPYARGSRAAECEPGDLSSGVLLGKFDLSGIPPAPRGVPQIEVTFDIDANGILNVSAVDKSTGKESKITITNNKGRLSKEEIERIVQEAERYKGQDDMQREKITAKNSLESYAFNMKSSVEEEKTKGKISEEDKNKVIEKCNQAISWLEANQTAEKEDFEQQLKDLKKKKICKPIIAKLYQGGMPEGPFSEQVRKDPSGGPTIEEVD from the coding sequence caagtacccagtctccgggctccaccttatgcaagaggaagtcgagcggcggagtgtgagccaggagacctttcctccggagttctcTTGGGCAAATTTGACCTCAGTGGGATCCCTCCTGCGCCACGTGGTGTACCACAGATTGAGGTCACCTTTGATATTGACGCAAATGGCATCTTGAATGTCTCTGCTGTGGACAAGAGCACTGGCAAAGAGAGCAAAATCACCATCACCAATAACAAGGGCAGGTTGAGTAAGGAGGAGATCGAGAGGATAGTGCAGGAAGCGGAGAGGTACAAAGGTCAGGATGATATGCAGCGTGAGAAAATTACAGCCAAGAATTCCCTGGAGTCGTACGCATTTAACATGAAGAGTTCAGTGGAGGAAGAGAAAACGAAAGGCAagatcagtgaggaagataagAACAAAGTCATCGAAAAGTGTAACCAGGCCATCTCCTGGCTGGAGGCAAACcaaacagcagagaaggaggactttgagcagcagttgaaagatttgaagaaaaaaaaaatatgcAAGCCCATCATTGCCAAACTTTACCAGGGAGGTATGCCCGAAGGGCCATTCTCAGAACAAGTCAGAAAGGACCCTTCTGGTGGACCAACAATTGAAGAGGTTgattga